The Ziziphus jujuba cultivar Dongzao chromosome 3, ASM3175591v1 region ACATAAATGTCCTGTTTGGGACTTGgaatcaaataaagaaaatgaaaagtaaaataaaagatatataaaaagaaGTTTAGTTGATTGGATTAATTTGCAAATTAAATAACCTTCTCCAGGGGATAGACTGTTTTTGAGCAAGTGGCACATTTGTCTTGGGTTCCACAGAACAAGGATGAGAGTTTGCTGGGTGCCCTATTCTGTTTAACATTTTTcatgattcaaaaatatttatattagtgAAAGGAAACAAATAAGCATAAGAAACATGGAAATCGATACAATTTTTTAGCTTTCTCTTAGCAATTTAAagcaaaatttaagaaattttgcTCTTAAATTTTGCATCCGTTGCAAAGATTTTCCATTGATTAAAATGTCTTCATTTCCATGGGACATCAAATACTTATAAATAGAAATGTTGTAGAAATATAAGAAAGTGAACATACCAGATCGTGCTGCTTCTCAGAAGACTTTGCTGCTACAGTTTTCATCAGAAATAATCAATCTTTTTTGTTAATCAAaagattaaataatataatttaaatggaaTCTGCTGATTATATAGagaattattgaaattattaaaatcaaAGAGAATTGCAGAAGAAAAGTGTTACCTGTTTGAAAATTCTTGCTAAAATTGCCAGATTCCTTGAAAAGCTGCTCAAAGTGAATTCTGCAGTAGAGGACACCATCCATGGAGGAGTAGCTGCACAtctgccaatatatatatatatatatatatgcaaaccaAACCATATATCATTTGGATATAAACTTAtataccagaaaaaaaaattattatgacaCCAGTACTCAGATTACACTATCTcctttgaaaataaatgaaaccGCTCCAATATTCAAGATCCTTGAAACCAGtccttaatattattataaaaaaggtatattgacaataaaaatacaatgaaaactatatattgacaataaaaatacaatgaaaaagcaataaaaatacaatgaaaAAGCTATATACTTTAAGGATGAAGCCCATTTTTATCCGATCAACAATAGAATCTcaattcatccaaaaaataGTTAATCATTGTACACTTAGTTTATACGACTTTATATCAATgatcagataaaaaaaaatggacaaaAGATCTAGATCTAAATTACTTTCAACAGGCTAGTGGTATCATCCACCAAACTCTCCTCCTTTGGGTTTTAAATTGGAAGCtttaaaaacttgaaaataataataataataataataacaataataaataacaaaacaaaaaataaaaaataaaaagaagacaCAAAAAAGAAGCAACATACAGAGAGAGTGCCTTTGCAGTGGCTGCATTTGAAGCAAGATTTATGATAAGGAACTCCTTCAAGGGACAACATGTCAACCACATAAACAGTCTTATCACAAGCCTTGCATTTATCCAGAGTTCCTGTAAATgccatcttttttcttttcttttcttttcttttcttttttcttcttttttctctcttccttCTTCAGAAAGATcagaaaatataagaaaaaaagagttgctaaatttctatatatatataaattggtgGTTTTGTTTTTCAGGTGCCTGAGGAATAGTTAGTATGAAAAAAGATCATGATCAAATTGGAACCTCTCTGACAGATAAATTGGAATATTTGAACAAAGTCTTTGATTTGTCTAAACAAAACCCAATTTATATCAGATTATAACGGATTTAATCATTGTTACAAATTTAAATGCAAATACAAGTGTATGGTGAGGATTACCATACATGATTAAGTAAATATGGAAAATTGGATGCTTTAATTATGGATGTTTATCCGCTTGAATTGGAGTGAAACAAGGTTTGGTGTTCTGACCTTTTCAAGAGGTTTCAAacccaaatttattttttaatatttatattttgttttttttttaattatttggtgTGGTGGTAGTTAAGTTGGTTAAAAATAGTTttgctttaaatgtcaaaatGCAATGATGGCATGTTAATCAATCAATCCAAAAAGTTCAAATGGATATTCTTGAATAGTGATTGAGAAAATGTGGATTATTGGCCAAAAAATTCTGGGTTGatttattttagaattatttaaattattgagGGGCTGAAAgttgatataaataaataaataataaatagaatttcttgtagccaaaaataataaactaaaaggataaggaaaaagaaatttaattcaCTGACATCTTTTTTTAATAACCATTTGTGCTCATGTAAAAGATCattttagctttttgtttttgataaaaaaataaaaacttaaataaatatcctTAAGTTTTGTTAAGATTGGATGAACCTATCCCATCAccaaatatatagatatgtactttcagaagggaaaaaaaaaattaagtttgacAAACCAGTTTGATTTCCTTCCTCTGTCTTACTTCCCAcctcattattttttcttaaactaTACTTTAACCATAAGGATTGGAAATCCATCCATGTGAAATGTTCTGAAGTAATAAATTTGGAATTATAAAGTAATCATTTTTTAGGCATGAAAACTCAATCAACTTGAAAATCCCACCCTAAGTATTTTTGGCTTTCAGTACgacaaaacaattaaaaaaaaagaacatgaagaataataattaaaaaaataaaaaaataagaacttTAGCCATGAAGAATATATTGATGAAATCCAATATTAAAGATTTGTTTCTTTATAAgtagtttttgaaatttcaatatgCATATTTTGTATGAGAAATATAGATGCAATATATAGCAGAAAGAATTGCTGCATGACACAGTTTTAGAACCAAACCACACTGCAGAAGACTTTAGAGGACTTTAATTATGGAGGCAACACAACTTGTTGGCAAAGTATGAGATCTGAAATGGTCTTTCCATGGCGGTCAATTCTTCGAGAGCAGTTGACACCTCCATCAAGAATGTTTCTGACCACGATATTCAAAGATTGGATTCCTGCAACTTCGTAAATTTCAACTTTAATGTGTTCATCAACCCATTTGTCTCTCTTATAGATGGCATTAGAGTCAAGGCATGAAGAGCTATTTAGAAGAACTTTGACTACTTCCTTTACCCACTCGGGTGTTATGATCAACTTCAACTTTTCGATATCGGAAGCAAAATGCGGGATGATCGAAAAATTCAAGTCATTTGCTTTGTCTCCAGCCCTGCTATGTGCTACATCATAAAGTGGAATCTTTTTGCCAGAAGGAGCAGGAGAATTGCCTACTTCAGAATGTGAAAAATTCAAGCGATAATTCTCTTTATCAGCTTCTTTCATCGGAGGCAGTACTAATCCTTGTGAAGCACAAGTTTTTGTCAGGTCTTCAAGGCCATTTCTGTTATTTGATTTCGTGACTTCAGTGTGCTTTACTGCAACTCGCCAGAAAACATGGTCACGCTCAACCTGAATGGCCAAACAGTCAAAttccttttcaaaaatttaccaCAGTGTTTCAAGTGCAATCAAAATCTGTCAACCATATCTTGAATTAGGACTGAATTTGCAAGTTGACAATATATGGgataaaataactaataaagaATTGATGAAGAAAAAGTAAAGAGTGGACAGATTTTACTAATCTAGAAAGTAATTACAAGAttattctataaaaatttaacaCAAGATATAACTGagataaaaagaaagagtaCCAATTGTTTTTCAAGAAGAATCTCTTTCTTGTGCCCAACACTGCATCAGTAAACATGAAGAATAATCGTGTTACATACATTGGAAGACTGTAAGAACACAAAGATTATGAAGGCCAGGAAGAATGGGGGGGTGGAAAAAGGAAGTTTTCTAGCAACTCCATAGCAAGTTTTCCATTTAGAAACTAATCTTGAGGCTAAACTTCCCTGACAAGGTTAAGTATCAGCATTTGGAAAGGTTAGAACTTTAGAACCAAAACTTTGCATATGATAGCTAAGTATGACAAAAACTCCTGTGATGCCCACAATAATACACAGCTCTATGCCACGAGAAATTGGCTTTATATGTCTAAAATTTTGCACTTTCAACACTCAATATTGACTTTTGTCCTTGATTATGTAACAAAAACTCAATTATTTTATTCGAAAGTACAAACAACCGCTATGCGCTAACTGAAATGCTCTTCTGAAGCTGTCACCATGAGCTGACATAGGGCTACACATAAACTTCTCAAAGAGCCCGAGCCTTAAGACTAGTTAGCTTAGGATAACATAAGGATGAGCACAGAAAGTTTTTGCTCAGTTATATTACCAAACACACATAATCTCATATTTCAAAGCTTTAGATTGACTAAATGAACTCCAAATTCTCAGCATTAAATTTTCCCATAGGAAAAAGTTAgaaattttgtaaaagaaaTGAATGCAAAAGCTGAAAAGAAATTCACCTGATACCACCGCCACCAGCTGGTCCATTTGTATATAAAGCTGTAAACTCGCTAGCAAATTGGACTGCATGTTCCTTCTGTTCAAATAATCCATCCATACGTAATCGAACATCATCACTAGATGTCCGAGACAAAGCATTGTCGTCAATGCTGGTTGCTTTCAGGCTGTCTAGTCCAATTATATAAGAAACTACATGACTGCTAAGGCCAGACAATACTTCTTCTATCCATGATCTGACCTAATAAAGCATGGAAACTGGAATTACTAATCTTATCGAGAGTtcctaaatttgaattaaagcAATAGTTGTCATCCCAAAAGTCAAATGAACAATATTTCACACACTTAAAAAGTGTTGGTATTATTAAAAGAAACAGTATACTTCAGTCTGAAGATTTAAGATTATATACCAGGAATTCTGCAGCCTTAGCACGTTGAACACACCCATATCCCCCATAAGATATCTCTCCCCATCCTTTCCAACCACATTCCTGAAAACTAGAAAGATAAAGCATCAGCAAAACGAGAAACCAGACAATAACAATCAGACATTGCAAATGCCTTGGACTATTTCTCtaataagaaatatttaaatacagaCATGGATGTATTTTGACCAACTGAATAAAATTACTTAGAAATGGAATGAATCAATCAAGTCACAAGGAACTGCATGGAATATACGGAACTGCAAACCATAAAGATGATACTcatgtttgataaaattaaatcaaacaGAAACATTAAAAGTTACCTTAGGAATTAACTTCAGGAGTTTATCAGGAACTAACTTAGGCGAAGGTCTTGCCCCAGTACAGAAAACCTTTGAACTTGATAATGGGTGGAATCTAACATTTCGAAAATCAATTATCTACATTCAAGTACCAAGATTTCAGTCACCTTATATtccaattttatatttcaatcaGAAATGCTTGAATGCTCAATATCTATCTGACCACATCAGGGGTGACATAAGCACTTGGATCCCCAACCTCATAAAGAAGTTGTTGAGCACAAGTACCGAAATTTAAAACTCCACCAGTTCCTTCTGCCTTGGCCACACACACTTCTCCATCAAAAGTAATTTCAGCATAAGGAAGTGATAAATCTAGGAGCTGAGCGAATGACATGCCTCGATGCTTATCCCCtggagaaaataaaatacacaaCATCACAGCTCACAAAGGAACCTCAGCACCACCTTAAGAGCCCCATGTTGGAGTTCTTACATAgtctaaataaaatgaatatacaCCTGGATGCATGAAGTAGCCTCCTGTGAGTTGACAACCACACTCCAGAAGATGGCCAGCTAAAGACCCCTGTGCTAGTTGCTCAAAGTTATCCCAGTTCCAACCCAGTTCATAGACCTGGTGTTATACAAGGTAtgatctttcaaaattttttccaaaggaaaataaattacaaCAGACTTAACATAGCAAGAGGCagagttcattttttttttttttataccttaAACAAACATATAGTATATCTACCAATGGTTAAGctcaatatattattttaactaattatttttatacaaatGAACTATAGGCTTCTCAAGATTTCGTACTTATACAAGACTAATAAATGATtagtatttgttaattttttcaaatttatgaaaCATACATGTAATTTCATATTAATCTATATTTCAATTCATTCTATTCTAATTGAACAACTGCAATGACAGTGCAAGGAAGACTTGTAAACTCACAActtataaaaatcaatttactCAGGTTGAAG contains the following coding sequences:
- the LOC107423568 gene encoding LIM domain-containing protein PLIM2b isoform X1, translating into MAFTGTLDKCKACDKTVYVVDMLSLEGVPYHKSCFKCSHCKGTLSMCSYSSMDGVLYCRIHFEQLFKESGNFSKNFQTAAKSSEKQHDLNRAPSKLSSLFCGTQDKCATCSKTVYPLEKVSLEGECYHKSCFRCAHGGCPLTHSSYAALDGVLYCKHHFAQLFMEKGNYSHVLQAAANRKNATPPPEPADHHDDNDDHDHDNNNNDKSEPVSQEDNTQDQS
- the LOC107423568 gene encoding LIM domain-containing protein PLIM2b isoform X2: MAFTGTLDKCKACDKTVYVVDMLSLEGVPYHKSCFKCSHCKGTLSMCSYSSMDGVLYCRIHFEQLFKESGNFSKNFQTAKSSEKQHDLNRAPSKLSSLFCGTQDKCATCSKTVYPLEKVSLEGECYHKSCFRCAHGGCPLTHSSYAALDGVLYCKHHFAQLFMEKGNYSHVLQAAANRKNATPPPEPADHHDDNDDHDHDNNNNDKSEPVSQEDNTQDQS
- the LOC107423558 gene encoding uncharacterized protein LOC107423558 isoform X2, with the translated sequence MEIQDKDEINNCVIKLRENPQKRREKVCIGCGAGFGGDRPLAALKLLQRVKELNYLILECLAERTLADRYQVMVSGGDGYDSRISDWMSLLLPLAVERGTCIITNMGAIDPLGAQEKVIEIARSLGLNVSIGVAHEVTASSTGSGSSHKSYAVEGGISTYLGAAPIVECLEKYQPSVVITSRIADAALFLAPMVYELGWNWDNFEQLAQGSLAGHLLECGCQLTGGYFMHPGDKHRGMSFAQLLDLSLPYAEITFDGEVCVAKAEGTGGVLNFGTCAQQLLYEIIDFRNVRFHPLSSSKVFCTGARPSPKLVPDKLLKLIPKECGWKGWGEISYGGYGCVQRAKAAEFLVRSWIEEVLSGLSSHVVSYIIGLDSLKATSIDDNALSRTSSDDVRLRMDGLFEQKEHAVQFASEFTALYTNGPAGGGGISVGHKKEILLEKQLVERDHVFWRVAVKHTEVTKSNNRNGLEDLTKTCASQGLVLPPMKEADKENYRLNFSHSEVGNSPAPSGKKIPLYDVAHSRAGDKANDLNFSIIPHFASDIEKLKLIITPEWVKEVVKVLLNSSSCLDSNAIYKRDKWVDEHIKVEIYEVAGIQSLNIVVRNILDGGVNCSRRIDRHGKTISDLILCQQVVLPP
- the LOC107423558 gene encoding uncharacterized protein LOC107423558 isoform X1 yields the protein MEIQDKDEINNCVIKLRENPQKRREKVCIGCGAGFGGDRPLAALKLLQRVKELNYLILECLAERTLADRYQVMVSGGDGYDSRISDWMSLLLPLAVERGTCIITNMGAIDPLGAQEKVIEIARSLGLNVSIGVAHEVTASSTGSGSSHKSYAVEGGISTYLGAAPIVECLEKYQPSVVITSRIADAALFLAPMVYELGWNWDNFEQLAQGSLAGHLLECGCQLTGGYFMHPGDKHRGMSFAQLLDLSLPYAEITFDGEVCVAKAEGTGGVLNFGTCAQQLLYEVGDPSAYVTPDVIIDFRNVRFHPLSSSKVFCTGARPSPKLVPDKLLKLIPKECGWKGWGEISYGGYGCVQRAKAAEFLVRSWIEEVLSGLSSHVVSYIIGLDSLKATSIDDNALSRTSSDDVRLRMDGLFEQKEHAVQFASEFTALYTNGPAGGGGISVGHKKEILLEKQLVERDHVFWRVAVKHTEVTKSNNRNGLEDLTKTCASQGLVLPPMKEADKENYRLNFSHSEVGNSPAPSGKKIPLYDVAHSRAGDKANDLNFSIIPHFASDIEKLKLIITPEWVKEVVKVLLNSSSCLDSNAIYKRDKWVDEHIKVEIYEVAGIQSLNIVVRNILDGGVNCSRRIDRHGKTISDLILCQQVVLPP